Part of the Penicillium digitatum chromosome 4, complete sequence genome is shown below.
CAATCTGTATGAACATCAAAAGCGATCGATTGTCTCTGCATCTTTATTTTAGGGACATTGGAGTTCAACAATGTGGATATATCTATTTGGGTTTCAATCTCGTCCCCTTATTCTGTAATCATGAGAAAGATGGCATTCCAAGTTGAAAATTCGCTGGTAGCGGGAAAGTCGAATGCATCTTGCTGTTTGTACGGATCAATCTCCTTCACACCTCCTTGAGCCTTGATTGGAGGTTTGTGCATGCTGTAAACATGATGGATATACCCTCAGTCCAGGAAGCCAATTCCACATATTTAGACGCCAATCACGAAACTTCTGACTGTAAAATGACCGCGAGGCTTATTCCTTCACGGAATGCCACGGCAAGCATTCATTGAGCCATGTGGGCCTCGGATTTTTTCCACGTGGGAGGGGCTTGACGAAACAAGAATCGGAGGGCCACAGAAGAAATACCCAAGTGCaacggaaaaaaaaaacacaagtGCTGTAAAGTATCCTTACTGAAGTACggggtacggagtagatattGGTACCTATATGTAGCAAGTTCTACAAACCTCCCATACCCGCCGAAGCCATCCAATTGGAAGATGCCAATCTTACACAGTATTCTGGTCAGGCGATCGTTTGCCAATGACAGAGAGTCAAGCAGCTTGATTGCCACTAATGTACGAGATGCAGCAAATCCTCAACCCCCAGCTGCGCAAGTAGTCTCGATGGCAATTGCCTGCGCCCCCTTGCAAGCACTATGTATGTATAGTTCTGTCCAGTCACAGGGTGAGTCCACTGTTAGTGAATCTAGGGCCAAATGTCGGGAAAGACTGTCGGTGTATCTTGCATCCCGGCGATAGGCCAATCATTTCATTTGTTTAATTCCAATTGTTCCAACATGGAGAGGTTGGTAAGGTCGCAAGCCCGCACACGAGTGTGATGAGCTGGCATTTGCTGGGCCCAATCACCCGATCTCCAGGGGGTCTCTGTCGTCTGGGTGACGGTGTGCTTGTCCCGGTTCTCGTCTGTCTTTTGCGGGTCCCACGGAGAACTGCAGGTGGACCGTGTGCGTTCGTGTGTGACgggtacaacatactccgtacaccgAAGTGTCTTTTTCACTGGTTTGTGATGGAAAAAATTGTATATTGCAGGGTTGACTTTGTCAAGATTACCCCAGCCACAATGCACGGAGGGTTTTACAGAGTAGCGTTTGGGAGATGAATTCGTTTATTAATTGAAGATGAGATTTgaagaattaaaaaaaaaaaaactaaaatATAATAAAATCCAAAGAACCAAGGAACCAAAAGACGATCCCGCATAGATTCCAGGGTTCCGTTTGTTTACGGCGTACTTTCCTCGTACAAAGTAGTTGTCAGGTACTCTTTGTATGATGATCCACGCGGCTCGGAACTTGGGATGTACAATCGCCAACACATCCAGCcttctttttatttttaaatttttttttgaggcTGGGCAATCATTTTTATTACTTGGGTACCAGCTGATATTCGCTTGTCCTTTGCTTCATTTTTCATTCCTCGTTAGAGATTCGAATTCTTTCCCTCCTCCCGCCCCCCCTTTCCTCTCATCATATTTTCATGTGAGGGGATCGGCGAGCTTCGACAGCACCTTGGGCACACTCACCGTtgcttttctctctctccttcccAATCCCACATTCTTAATTTTTTCCCACTGTTCCGTGGTCTGCGCTGGTACGCTCTCACCTCCTATCACAATAATTCTTAGGACTTCGTTCCTACCATTTGTCACTTCCCCATTCGTGCCAACAAGCGCGGAGCAACAGTGATCACCCCCAACAACACTCCCCTCATCATCCTATCACCTCGGTCCAGCACGCCGGAGCATGCGATTGGGTTGAAGGACGCCTCACCATCATGGGGGTCAACAATCACAAACCGATTCTTCCCGCCCCCACAGATTCCATCATGGATACCTTTGGGGATAGCGTAATGGGCACAGATCTAGCAACTGACATTTCTCGCCGCACAGACAAAACTTCGTACTCTATCCCAGACGACGGTAGCCCCGTCACTGTCTCCACTCGGCGACAGCGGGACCGCGAAGAAAAATTGTCTCGATCTCAACAAGACTCTCATACCTCATTGCTCATCGAGTATTTCGAAGGCAGCAAAGGCTCAAGTGGTATTGTCTCTCGTCCCAGCGTGCGAGTACGTGTTACACCATCGTCGGCTAGAAAGTCCAGGGACAGAAAAGACCACTTGCAAATTACCGAATCAAGCGGAAGCGGTAGCCGCAAACCGTCATATACCCACCGGATATCCCtaccatcatcatcatcaaaacAAACGCAATTGGACTCGGGCACAACGGATGACAACAGCGTTGCGTCGAATTcagccgaggaagagggtCATCATTCGTCACGTCGCGAGCCGGTCGAAATCGAATTTGTGAACCGCGGACAGGAGAGCGAGATGTCTTCCCTTTCGCAAGACACCAGATACATGCAACCGTCATCGGAGGTTTCGTCCATGCCGGTGGATAGTATAATCAACGCTTCGTCAGCGGGTTCCAGGCGGAAACGCAGCCAGACTGTTGAGCGTGGTTCGCTTCCTGAAGGTGAGGGATTGCTCAAGACTCCTCACCGAAAAAGAAGTCGCAGCTTGAGCCATGAGCGAATTGCGCATCGCGTGGCAGAAAAGCTTGCAGAATCACCACAAGATGCTTCGAGCGGCGTGCACAAAAGCAAGGGTGACAAGAATTACCTCGAAGCAGACACAAAACCATCCCATCGCCGAAAACACAATTTCGCAGACGAAGAAATTATCAGTCCGGAATCTAGTCTGCTCAGTGCATCTGCGGTCTCTTCAAACCGCAAGTCCGATCAATACTCAACTCGCTCCGGTGCATCCAAGTCCTCTATCAACAACCCAAAATTACTCGAAACGGTTGAAGATGCCATCAGGAGATTGATCCTACCGGAGCTAAAGGAGCTCAAGAAGGACCAAAAAGTCATGACCAACACGAGCAAATTCGATCGGGACATGGCTGCGTCTAATTCGTCCGGCACGAGCTCCAGAGATGAGTTGGGTCGACGCCTCTCTAAGCACGCCAGTGCGCCGGATGTTATGAAGCCCAAAGTTGTTTTGACCAAGGATAGCAAAGACGAAGGTATTGTTCTTTCTCCCGAGACAGCTCCTCGAAACAAGGAGCGCAAAGCAAGCAAAAGCAGCGAAAGCTCCGATATGGCGGTGAGATGGGCAAATCGACCCAACTACACCGAACAAGACAAGATCCGCAGACAGAAAAGTAAGGGTCTTCGCGACGCCCATGCTGCTGCCCGAGTCGGTTCTGCTCTCACAGCGGCTTCTTTGCGACACCATGACTCCAACTCGAGTCTCGATAAAAAAGAGCGCCGCCGAAATAGTGGCTCCCGGAAAAGTGGCTCGCGCAAGAGCACAGAGAGTATTGACTACAACGAAACTGAACTTGTTTTCCAAAAACATAATGTTGcgccaatgccaatgcacAGCGCAATTGACTCCGATCTGACCAGAAACTCGTTGCTCTCTGAGCGAACGGCAAGTCCCATTCCCGAAAGGCAGGCATCTCACTTCGACGTTGCTCGCGGATCGCCGAGGCAGGGTATGTCACCAGTTTCTCGCACTCTTACTAATAATTCCGTCGACTCGCGATTGGAGCTCGGAATGCGCCATGGTAATCAATCGCACCATAATATCTCGGTGCACAGTCCTTCGGAGCGTGACCTGCAATACCAGAGCCAATCCCTTGGAAGTGACGGGGGTAACTGGGAAAttgcagctgcagctgcgGCTAATCTCCTTGACGTCGCCCACCCTGGGCATCACGAAACGGAAGGTGACCATCTCGATGAGAACACCGGCCGTGGACTGAGCCCCATTCAGAGTGTTGCAAGTGATATCACTGAGCCTTACAACGACCGTTACTCGGCTCACGGCGAGCAACACCTCGACAGCAAAAATGAGATTGAGCCTCGACTCTCCATTGACTCATTTTCATCCGCCCCCAGTACCAACCTAGCGAGATCCACCCGCCAGGGAACTAGCTCGCACAGCCAAAGTGGAATTTTCAAGCAGCACAGCCAGGCATCACCTGGCCTCGGATACGAACACTCGCGCCAGGGCTCCCAAGACAATGGCTTCTATCGCTATGATGAAGAGAACAGGCACTCTATTGACGATGGAGATAGCGATGTTGACTTCATGGATAAAGTCAAAGAGGGCCACCCTGTCACTACTGGCATTGCTGCTAACCCCAAATTTATGCACCCGATCGCTGTCGAATCTGCAGTCGCTTCCTTAATGGGTCCCTCTGTCCTTGAATCTCAGATCTCATCCATGAACCGCTCGCAAACTGATCTAGCTCAGCGAGCAGGCAGCCGAAGCCCCGAAAAGCCAGGAAGCGAGGTCTACCGCGGAAGCCCCTTGAAGCAACGCCAGGATGCTTTCAATGCCGATGAGACCTCTTTCCCTCGACGAATGGGTGCCACATCACCCCCTCAGAGTGTTACCCAGTCCGTCGAGGACATTGACAACTCTGCTAATATGGCTGCCAATACTCCGCGTGAAGTGGAGAGCCCTCACGTGGGCGTTGAAAGCCAGGAATCTGAGTCTGAAATTAACACCAATCCGTCCATAATACAGGGCCCCAATGGCGGTGTCGCTCAGGCAGATCACTGGACATATGATTCTAGGTCTCCGCCGGTGGATCACTACTACGATACCCATATCGGTGGATCTAAAGGTCTCAATGCTGAACAGCAGACAGGACTTGACGTTGAATACTACCAGACTGCCCATAATATCTTTGGTGGTGATGACTACTCTGTCGACTCTGGCGAAAACCAACCCCGGCCATTGTTCGGTACGCCTTCTGGTGCTAAGGACGAAGGCTACGTTTCGGCTGCCAACCCCATGTCTCCCAGTGTCGGGACCCCGAATCAGGCTAGTCGAGGTCTTGCGGGTGCGGATGCCGCTGGCAGGGGCAGTTACAATAGCCCTGCTGGGGCAGACGATCCTCTTGCCTCTGGTCAAGAACGCCATTTCAGCGGCTACTCTCACGGTGTTGGCTCACCACTCTACGACAGTGCCACCGGTCGAGGCATCGAGAGAATTCAGTCCCAAGATATCGTGGCTCTTATGGATCATTTGACTGTCCGGGATGCCCAGCGGAATGCCAGAGATACCGAGATTCTGGTTACTTTGGTTAGAAGCGCTGCTGAAATGCGCACCTCTTTCGAGCAGATGAAGAAGTTTATCGCCGACCAAGATGATCTCATCATGGACACTAGCGAGAGGGGACATGAGCGGACTCACAAGGCGCTCGGTGGTCCTCGGCCATTGCCCCCCAGTGCTTCTCGGAACCGGCAGCTGAACACGGCTGACGAGGAAGACAAGCGCAAGAGCATCTTCAAG
Proteins encoded:
- a CDS encoding Microtubule-associated protein futsch — its product is MDTFGDSVMGTDLATDISRRTDKTSYSIPDDGSPVTVSTRRQRDREEKLSRSQQDSHTSLLIEYFEGSKGSSGIVSRPSVRVRVTPSSARKSRDRKDHLQITESSGSGSRKPSYTHRISLPSSSSKQTQLDSGTTDDNSVASNSAEEEGHHSSRREPVEIEFVNRGQESEMSSLSQDTRYMQPSSEVSSMPVDSIINASSAGSRRKRSQTVERGSLPEGEGLLKTPHRKRSRSLSHERIAHRVAEKLAESPQDASSGVHKSKGDKNYLEADTKPSHRRKHNFADEEIISPESSLLSASAVSSNRKSDQYSTRSGASKSSINNPKLLETVEDAIRRLILPELKELKKDQKVMTNTSKFDRDMAASNSSGTSSRDELGRRLSKHASAPDVMKPKVVLTKDSKDEGIVLSPETAPRNKERKASKSSESSDMAVRWANRPNYTEQDKIRRQKSKGLRDAHAAARVGSALTAASLRHHDSNSSLDKKERRRNSGSRKSGSRKSTESIDYNETELVFQKHNVAPMPMHSAIDSDLTRNSLLSERTASPIPERQASHFDVARGSPRQGMSPVSRTLTNNSVDSRLELGMRHGNQSHHNISVHSPSERDLQYQSQSLGSDGGNWEIAAAAAANLLDVAHPGHHETEGDHLDENTGRGLSPIQSVASDITEPYNDRYSAHGEQHLDSKNEIEPRLSIDSFSSAPSTNLARSTRQGTSSHSQSGIFKQHSQASPGLGYEHSRQGSQDNGFYRYDEENRHSIDDGDSDVDFMDKVKEGHPVTTGIAANPKFMHPIAVESAVASLMGPSVLESQISSMNRSQTDLAQRAGSRSPEKPGSEVYRGSPLKQRQDAFNADETSFPRRMGATSPPQSVTQSVEDIDNSANMAANTPREVESPHVGVESQESESEINTNPSIIQGPNGGVAQADHWTYDSRSPPVDHYYDTHIGGSKGLNAEQQTGLDVEYYQTAHNIFGGDDYSVDSGENQPRPLFGTPSGAKDEGYVSAANPMSPSVGTPNQASRGLAGADAAGRGSYNSPAGADDPLASGQERHFSGYSHGVGSPLYDSATGRGIERIQSQDIVALMDHLTVRDAQRNARDTEILVTLVRSAAEMRTSFEQMKKFIADQDDLIMDTSERGHERTHKALGGPRPLPPSASRNRQLNTADEEDKRKSIFKRALKGLSLKSGNDLTKIEGMLEQLLGEVEALRSGQDGLSLNSGTRMGNMEPSGYEAPGPNGVPTETSRSPYGSSSSRPANGQRRDSDQRVSTVHEVDEDLELDDGDQFLTSHLPVRDAPRHERSGSLPVATARSIETTPKARKHKSSSSSIFPKFSRWSKSTATSMGDGIRSSIQPSRKERPTSDESRSGSDLAPLGQYKYHDPQGDDRIRSTYTLDDEQDVNRPPSPLVPSQVSEAPKYRGHRGSLELQHPQPRQGPTGRYQSHLENEAKIYGGPISPTDSDHWDSNPSLSEVNPPQTRDSDISGATRLSPVSDAGFSETSSRATRTSGPPRPPKVKDAGPLIPERLPKVADDEEPAYSGDRAVSRSSAICSPPTRKPTGPRPLTSSGSYSPGNIKRTRYRGSPVQVDCEEELY